One stretch of Nitrospinota bacterium DNA includes these proteins:
- a CDS encoding redoxin domain-containing protein, with translation MEAEFQFGRMHDWGIGAEQDYGEAAYWYGKSAGKGYPKAQLALGKLYENGKGVEKDRSRAESLYIKANAYVELLNLRGEGAIPSTGLESTAMPAGEGVVLPELSFITLDGRSEELSSLAGKWVILNFWATWCPPCKKEMPSLESFLQEKGDKDVVVVLVSIDRSPEMVRDFVGKIGIRETIYHDPEMKLGEKFMLDAVPTTFVINPGGRLVAYAKGYRDWMDPVVKIYMEKLITKANRK, from the coding sequence ATGGAAGCGGAGTTCCAGTTCGGAAGGATGCACGACTGGGGGATAGGGGCAGAACAGGATTACGGCGAAGCGGCATACTGGTATGGAAAGTCGGCGGGAAAAGGTTATCCGAAGGCGCAGTTGGCGCTGGGGAAACTCTATGAAAACGGAAAAGGGGTGGAGAAGGACCGTTCCAGGGCGGAGTCGCTCTATATAAAAGCGAACGCTTACGTCGAGCTGTTGAACCTTCGTGGCGAAGGGGCGATACCTTCCACCGGTCTTGAGAGCACCGCCATGCCAGCAGGAGAGGGGGTTGTGCTTCCCGAGTTGAGCTTTATTACGCTTGACGGGAGGAGCGAGGAACTTTCATCGCTGGCGGGAAAGTGGGTTATATTGAACTTCTGGGCAACGTGGTGTCCTCCATGCAAAAAAGAGATGCCCTCGCTTGAGAGTTTCCTTCAGGAGAAGGGGGATAAGGATGTCGTTGTCGTGCTTGTTTCCATCGACCGGTCGCCTGAAATGGTGCGGGATTTCGTCGGGAAGATCGGCATAAGGGAGACGATCTATCACGACCCGGAGATGAAGCTTGGAGAGAAATTTATGCTCGACGCTGTTCCGACAACGTTCGTAATAAATCCCGGCGGCAGGCTGGTAGCTTACGCCAAAGGGTACCGCGACTGGATGGACCCGGTAGTGAAGATCTATATGGAGAAGCTGATAACGAAGGCAAACCGGAAATGA
- a CDS encoding glycosyltransferase family 4 protein, translating into MKKNPCNVVTSWPLKSGIGSGVAVVAEAVHRLLREEGYDAELINPDFRSEGYFASSLKRVMFNRSINAKIALSGRRCVAFDIDGFSFPHQVRFASINGGTLRDIVRFETGVVRRVLETLALLEKKACERAEVVFAPSLYAREKICSMYGIDPEKVKLMHNGIFFDEFRSSIERAAIKKERPPTVVAVARLYKRKGIDALIDIWPEVLSRFPTALLRIAGGGLEYEALQKLIKEKRLADSVILEGEVLDQEKLASLYANCDVFCLPSLHETFGIVYLEAMAAEKPVVALNCTAVPEVVRDGTDGFLVEPGDMKSLTERIILLLGDRDLSMKMGLAGMERVKRNFDWRDVVKPLTGWLES; encoded by the coding sequence ATGAAAAAAAATCCCTGCAATGTCGTTACATCATGGCCGCTCAAGTCCGGCATAGGTAGCGGCGTCGCCGTTGTTGCGGAAGCGGTCCACAGACTGCTGAGGGAAGAAGGGTATGACGCGGAACTGATAAACCCCGACTTCAGATCGGAGGGGTACTTTGCCTCTTCGCTCAAGAGGGTGATGTTCAATCGTTCCATAAACGCCAAGATAGCCCTTTCCGGGCGCCGGTGCGTGGCGTTCGATATCGACGGTTTCTCATTTCCCCATCAGGTCCGCTTTGCATCGATAAACGGCGGGACGCTGAGGGACATAGTGAGGTTTGAGACAGGCGTGGTGCGGAGGGTGCTGGAGACTCTCGCGTTGCTGGAGAAAAAGGCGTGCGAAAGGGCGGAGGTGGTATTCGCGCCAAGCCTCTACGCCAGGGAGAAGATATGCTCCATGTACGGCATAGATCCGGAAAAGGTGAAGCTGATGCACAACGGGATATTCTTCGATGAATTCCGCAGTAGCATAGAAAGAGCCGCGATAAAAAAGGAGAGGCCGCCAACCGTAGTTGCCGTTGCCAGGCTATATAAAAGGAAGGGGATAGATGCCTTGATAGATATCTGGCCCGAAGTCCTTTCCCGCTTCCCGACGGCGCTGTTGAGGATCGCGGGTGGGGGCCTGGAATATGAAGCGCTTCAAAAGCTGATAAAGGAAAAGCGCCTCGCGGATTCAGTTATTCTGGAGGGGGAGGTGCTGGACCAGGAAAAGCTAGCTTCACTGTATGCCAACTGCGATGTATTCTGTCTGCCGAGCCTTCATGAGACTTTCGGAATAGTTTACCTGGAGGCTATGGCGGCGGAAAAACCTGTTGTAGCGTTGAACTGCACGGCAGTGCCGGAAGTGGTGCGTGACGGCACGGACGGTTTCCTGGTGGAACCGGGCGATATGAAGAGCCTCACGGAAAGGATTATACTGCTCCTTGGCGACAGGGATCTCTCGATGAAAATGGGTCTTGCTGGTATGGAGCGAGTAAAGAGGAATTTCGACTGGCGCGACGTAGTAAAACCGTTGACCGGGTGGCTTGAGTCGTGA
- a CDS encoding NifU family protein, whose amino-acid sequence MRERVAEVLEKVRPALQADGGDIELVDVQDGIVSVRLMGACGSCPSSTMTLRMGVERALQNEIPEVKAVQQVM is encoded by the coding sequence ATGAGAGAACGAGTTGCTGAAGTTTTGGAAAAGGTTAGGCCGGCCCTTCAGGCCGATGGCGGAGACATTGAGCTTGTGGATGTTCAGGACGGGATCGTATCGGTGCGTCTTATGGGGGCTTGCGGCTCGTGCCCGAGCTCGACCATGACTCTGAGAATGGGGGTAGAGAGAGCCCTTCAGAACGAGATACCGGAAGTAAAAGCAGTACAGCAGGTAATGTGA
- a CDS encoding polyprenol monophosphomannose synthase, which translates to MEKPTPEVSIVIPTYKESENIVSLVKQIAEGFRDSGAHIEIIVVDDNSPDGTADMVEALQDSNILPPYVDLQLIVRQEERGLATAVLAGWKSAKGPLLSVIDGDLQHPPEVIYKLYKAIKDDGLDMAVASRKAEGGGTSDWELSRVIVSVVATWIARFFLPVTLWHVRDATTGCFMFDRTKVDFGKLSPVGFKIFLETLARGKFNKVREVGYVFSQRNVGKSKMTLWQDILFLIHLSKLGLSTGEIAVPLSITVLLVYTLIRMF; encoded by the coding sequence ATGGAAAAACCCACGCCGGAAGTATCGATAGTTATCCCGACCTACAAGGAGTCGGAGAACATCGTCTCGCTCGTCAAACAGATAGCGGAAGGGTTCCGCGACAGCGGGGCGCACATCGAGATCATTGTCGTAGATGACAATTCGCCCGACGGAACCGCCGATATGGTTGAAGCTCTGCAGGATTCCAACATCCTCCCTCCATATGTCGACCTGCAGCTCATCGTGAGGCAGGAAGAGCGCGGCCTCGCAACGGCTGTCCTTGCAGGATGGAAGAGCGCCAAGGGGCCTCTCCTCTCCGTTATCGACGGCGACCTTCAGCACCCGCCCGAGGTGATCTATAAACTGTACAAGGCGATCAAGGACGACGGCCTCGATATGGCTGTCGCCAGCAGGAAGGCTGAAGGGGGGGGGACCTCCGACTGGGAACTTAGCCGCGTGATCGTTTCGGTTGTTGCCACATGGATTGCAAGATTCTTCCTCCCTGTAACCCTCTGGCACGTCAGGGACGCCACCACAGGATGCTTCATGTTCGACAGGACAAAAGTGGATTTCGGCAAACTCTCCCCCGTCGGCTTCAAGATTTTCCTGGAAACCCTCGCACGCGGAAAATTTAACAAGGTGAGGGAGGTAGGATACGTTTTCAGCCAGCGAAACGTCGGAAAGAGCAAGATGACCCTCTGGCAGGACATCCTTTTCCTAATCCATCTGTCTAAACTCGGCCTTTCCACAGGTGAAATTGCCGTGCCATTGTCAATAACCGTCCTCCTCGTATATACTTTAATCAGGATGTTTTAG
- a CDS encoding SDR family oxidoreductase, with the protein MLKGKIALVTGGGRGIGAHTAMLMARNGAHVYICSRSGQELDETGKLVEKAGGKVEKIICDLQVESQIVSMFKMVDRGSGRLDVLVNAAGEFKAGKMEGMSTAEFRRAIDVNCTATFICCREAFPLMKQNGGSIINISSLSGVKGSEKFPGFGPYIVSKHGVVGITEALAVEWKNFGIRVNCIAPGAVDTAMLQDAAPNLYPRLSPEQVAETILYFASSMSSGVNGSVLEMFSHLQQQ; encoded by the coding sequence ATGCTGAAGGGGAAGATAGCGCTGGTAACCGGCGGTGGAAGAGGAATAGGGGCGCATACTGCCATGCTCATGGCAAGGAACGGAGCACACGTATATATCTGCTCACGCTCCGGGCAGGAGCTTGATGAAACGGGAAAGCTGGTCGAGAAGGCCGGCGGAAAAGTGGAGAAGATAATCTGCGACCTGCAGGTCGAAAGCCAGATAGTGAGCATGTTCAAGATGGTCGATAGAGGGAGCGGCAGGCTGGATGTGCTGGTGAACGCCGCCGGCGAATTCAAGGCCGGGAAGATGGAAGGGATGTCGACCGCTGAATTCAGGAGAGCGATCGACGTAAACTGCACGGCGACTTTCATATGTTGCCGCGAGGCGTTTCCGCTGATGAAGCAGAACGGAGGCTCGATAATAAACATATCCTCGCTCTCCGGCGTGAAAGGTTCGGAAAAATTCCCGGGATTCGGACCGTACATAGTTTCAAAGCATGGCGTGGTCGGCATCACGGAGGCGCTCGCCGTTGAGTGGAAGAACTTCGGGATAAGGGTGAACTGCATCGCGCCCGGCGCGGTCGATACCGCAATGTTGCAGGATGCGGCGCCGAATCTTTATCCGAGGCTTTCGCCTGAGCAGGTGGCGGAGACGATTCTTTATTTCGCGAGCAGTATGTCGTCAGGCGTAAACGGTTCCGTCCTGGAGATGTTCTCACATTTACAGCAACAGTAA
- a CDS encoding Ig-like domain-containing protein — MMRIKGLALSLILSSTIISCGNPQPGPPGPPGEVTTVTITVTSTSTSTSTSTSTSTSTSTSTSTLTDTSTNTSLSNNNGESLTIITGKLTTPAGVDVGEFKSAKVYVVGQEGDAVTTDENGNYSLPVNMTSAEQISILSQTLAGKPNLANGDIKSYATKKTAQVGLISISNSNLYGKKLNLSVTEGESKTLPDTVITPVGAISGSVKLHGQTDHTGILVYIPGTSFMATTDATGNYTISNVPEGDYTFLRAEKDGYNYAMLSNIAVESGATTTADSMKLIISTGAEGKILINSGATVSTSATVDLSIAASTNAVLMMISESSIFLNAAWESLQSTSSYTFANDGLHTLYIKFADANGLESSPVSATINVQANPKSVLAYPANTDTISNTKPAFDWSDTALPSATYKLQVSTKADFTGTHVIDKPGLTASTHTPTVALANATTYYWRVAIVDASATQWSWVSGSFTTDIGTVTPTGPSGVISETKPTLEWTASPLPGASYKVQVVDSITKAVFESGNAASASYPLTSALTNLNSYYYQVAVVDENGVPGAWSGSKSISINLGAVSLLSPSGTISDTKPVIDWTDSTLTNASYIVEVSANPAFPTGGTTQVATPSSSIHTVLTPLADLTTYHYRVAVVDANGMQGAWSAKGSFNTNLGKVSPLSPSGTIVATKPTIDWTDSSLVNAKYRVQVSTDPGFGTTVEDATTPISTSAHTVAGTTLQNLTTYYYRVAVIDENNVQAATWSSSGSFDISLGTVTLSSPSNGFSTKSTLPSFAWGSNSNATTYKLEVSKNADLSAPDQTITGIATTSKTLTSALSGGAGQMYYWGVTPVDTNGATGVRSSIRSFEVDTLAPSVSSTSPVDTATSVAVDSTVTATFDDDMDAATLTTSTFTLNGGAISGTVSLSGNTAIFTPSANMPGSETVSANLTTGIWDSVGNAMLSPYPWSFTTAPGWMHPVDRNDFFGIRGFESEVASQMDVAMDKNGNAIVVWVEDNTSNLTCSGPCMHVYKAEYNSTTKTWTYPANAADSISPVGSLFAGDGVTVISSDAQNPKVAISDNGDAVIIWVQEDNTKNCNSGYGPCNQLFMSERRGGTWAHPADNTVASIVNPDATGTGGVYSANVAMNASGKTIIVWQQVQTTLSRIYMADYNITSATVWTFPADLTAYISYPTTAGISPDVAMGDNGDAVIAWYQSDGTPNCGSPTPSYACNQIFKREYRETVPGSSGVWGWTGPASLTDNISPDGQFAEDPRVAMDETGKTVIAWSQLDGTKNCNSQSCLQIFKSDFGITSAGAWTHPNNASLLDNISPDNQSTSSIPVVAVKNGNALIAWTQGDGTTNCSNWQACSRIYKAHFNGTSWSFPSSLTGDALSVSGAHANSPNASLDQGGNAVIGWTQSDGSTNCLNGYSCTQVYMNEYKDHGIGSKTWQSPPALSSYISASGVNTYGGPFTALGSSATGVRHGIVIWAQDDNSTTNECGMMMMGCNQIFKSFYK, encoded by the coding sequence ATGATGCGCATCAAGGGGCTGGCACTATCACTGATCTTATCTTCAACGATTATCTCCTGCGGAAACCCCCAACCAGGCCCCCCCGGACCTCCGGGCGAAGTGACTACGGTCACCATTACGGTCACAAGCACATCCACAAGCACATCCACAAGCACATCCACAAGCACATCCACAAGCACATCCACAAGCACGTTAACCGACACCTCAACAAATACTTCTTTAAGTAATAATAATGGAGAAAGTCTTACCATCATTACCGGTAAACTGACCACCCCTGCCGGTGTTGATGTTGGAGAATTCAAATCTGCAAAAGTTTATGTGGTTGGACAGGAGGGGGATGCTGTTACCACTGATGAGAACGGAAACTACTCTCTTCCAGTGAACATGACATCCGCCGAACAGATATCCATCCTCTCCCAGACACTTGCCGGAAAACCAAACTTGGCAAATGGCGATATCAAATCTTATGCGACAAAGAAAACCGCCCAGGTCGGTCTTATCAGCATCAGTAATTCAAACCTGTATGGTAAAAAACTTAATCTTTCCGTGACCGAAGGGGAATCAAAGACGCTCCCGGATACTGTCATTACCCCTGTCGGCGCTATATCGGGCAGTGTTAAGCTTCATGGGCAGACCGACCATACCGGCATACTCGTATACATACCCGGCACATCATTCATGGCAACAACCGATGCGACCGGCAACTACACTATCAGCAACGTACCGGAAGGTGACTACACATTCCTTCGCGCGGAAAAGGATGGCTACAACTACGCGATGCTTTCAAACATAGCGGTTGAATCCGGGGCCACAACAACCGCGGACAGCATGAAGCTCATTATCTCTACCGGCGCGGAGGGAAAGATACTGATAAACTCCGGCGCTACGGTATCAACCTCGGCAACAGTCGACCTTTCTATCGCCGCGTCAACTAACGCAGTTCTAATGATGATCTCCGAATCAAGCATTTTCCTGAATGCCGCATGGGAGTCTTTGCAGTCTACCTCCAGCTACACATTTGCCAATGACGGACTTCATACGCTATACATAAAATTCGCCGATGCAAACGGCCTCGAAAGTTCGCCTGTCTCCGCAACCATAAACGTGCAGGCGAATCCGAAAAGCGTGCTCGCCTACCCCGCGAACACAGACACGATAAGCAATACAAAACCGGCGTTCGACTGGAGCGACACCGCCCTGCCGTCCGCCACTTACAAACTTCAGGTCTCCACAAAGGCGGATTTCACCGGGACACACGTTATCGACAAACCCGGGCTGACCGCGTCGACGCATACGCCTACTGTCGCGCTGGCGAACGCAACAACCTACTACTGGCGCGTTGCCATCGTTGATGCAAGCGCGACCCAGTGGTCGTGGGTGTCGGGGTCATTCACCACAGATATCGGTACCGTGACCCCCACCGGCCCGTCCGGCGTTATCTCCGAGACCAAACCTACCCTTGAATGGACCGCCAGCCCGCTTCCGGGAGCTTCATACAAGGTGCAGGTTGTCGACTCAATTACAAAAGCGGTATTCGAATCGGGTAACGCCGCTTCTGCTTCCTACCCGCTCACTTCCGCATTGACCAACCTGAATTCGTACTACTACCAGGTCGCGGTGGTGGACGAAAACGGCGTACCGGGAGCGTGGAGCGGTTCAAAATCTATTAGCATTAACCTTGGCGCGGTGAGCCTCCTGAGCCCGTCAGGGACGATAAGCGATACCAAGCCGGTTATCGACTGGACAGACAGCACTCTTACAAACGCCTCGTATATCGTGGAGGTCTCTGCCAACCCGGCGTTCCCGACCGGCGGAACAACTCAGGTAGCTACGCCCTCCAGCTCCATTCATACCGTACTAACCCCCCTTGCCGACCTGACGACCTATCACTACCGTGTAGCCGTTGTTGACGCGAACGGAATGCAGGGGGCATGGAGCGCGAAAGGCTCTTTCAATACTAACCTTGGGAAAGTCTCCCCCCTCTCGCCGTCGGGAACCATTGTCGCCACAAAACCGACGATCGACTGGACAGACAGCTCACTTGTAAACGCGAAATACAGGGTGCAGGTATCGACCGATCCCGGTTTCGGTACGACGGTCGAGGATGCCACGACGCCGATCTCAACTTCCGCGCACACCGTAGCCGGGACTACGCTTCAAAACCTGACGACATACTACTACCGCGTGGCGGTGATAGACGAGAACAACGTGCAGGCCGCGACATGGAGCAGTAGCGGCTCGTTCGACATAAGCCTCGGCACGGTAACGCTCTCATCCCCTTCAAACGGTTTCTCGACCAAGAGCACTCTCCCCTCCTTTGCGTGGGGCTCGAACTCAAACGCTACAACATACAAACTTGAGGTATCAAAGAATGCCGACCTCTCGGCCCCGGACCAGACGATCACCGGGATCGCAACCACGTCAAAGACCCTCACCTCCGCGCTATCCGGCGGAGCGGGACAGATGTACTACTGGGGGGTAACGCCTGTCGACACAAACGGAGCGACCGGTGTGAGATCCTCAATTAGAAGTTTCGAAGTTGATACTCTTGCGCCATCAGTATCAAGCACCTCGCCGGTCGATACCGCCACAAGCGTGGCTGTCGATTCAACCGTTACTGCGACCTTCGATGACGACATGGATGCCGCGACGCTTACGACAAGCACCTTCACACTGAACGGAGGTGCAATATCGGGTACTGTCTCCCTTTCCGGGAATACCGCCATCTTCACCCCGTCTGCAAACATGCCGGGTAGCGAAACTGTCAGCGCGAACCTCACGACCGGTATTTGGGATTCTGTCGGCAACGCGATGCTCTCCCCCTACCCTTGGAGCTTCACCACCGCCCCCGGCTGGATGCACCCTGTAGACAGGAACGACTTTTTCGGCATCAGAGGATTTGAAAGCGAGGTCGCCTCGCAGATGGACGTCGCGATGGACAAGAACGGCAACGCTATAGTCGTCTGGGTGGAGGATAATACTTCGAACCTTACATGTAGCGGGCCGTGCATGCATGTATACAAGGCGGAGTACAACTCCACTACAAAGACATGGACATACCCCGCGAATGCGGCTGACTCAATAAGCCCGGTCGGAAGCCTGTTCGCTGGCGACGGCGTTACAGTGATATCTTCCGATGCGCAAAATCCGAAGGTGGCCATAAGCGACAACGGCGACGCGGTTATCATCTGGGTGCAGGAAGATAATACAAAAAACTGTAATAGCGGTTATGGTCCCTGCAACCAGCTATTCATGAGCGAGCGCCGAGGGGGAACATGGGCGCACCCTGCTGACAACACCGTTGCCAGCATCGTAAACCCGGACGCAACCGGAACTGGCGGAGTATATTCCGCGAATGTGGCGATGAACGCAAGCGGTAAAACAATTATCGTATGGCAACAAGTCCAAACGACTCTATCTAGGATTTATATGGCCGATTACAATATAACATCGGCTACCGTATGGACCTTCCCTGCCGACCTTACCGCATATATAAGCTATCCAACTACAGCTGGCATAAGCCCGGATGTAGCTATGGGAGATAATGGCGACGCCGTTATTGCATGGTACCAGTCGGACGGCACACCGAACTGCGGTTCCCCCACCCCTTCGTACGCCTGCAACCAGATATTCAAGAGGGAGTACCGCGAGACCGTACCGGGAAGCAGCGGCGTATGGGGATGGACAGGCCCTGCAAGCCTAACCGACAACATTAGCCCGGACGGACAGTTTGCGGAAGATCCCAGGGTCGCGATGGATGAGACAGGGAAAACCGTCATCGCATGGTCACAGCTAGACGGCACTAAAAACTGCAACAGCCAGTCATGCCTCCAGATATTCAAAAGCGACTTCGGTATTACGTCCGCCGGGGCATGGACACATCCGAACAACGCAAGCCTGCTCGACAACATAAGCCCTGACAATCAATCAACTTCAAGCATCCCGGTTGTGGCAGTAAAGAACGGAAACGCCCTGATCGCATGGACCCAGGGGGATGGAACGACAAACTGCTCCAACTGGCAGGCTTGTTCGCGAATATACAAGGCGCATTTCAACGGAACGTCATGGTCCTTCCCTTCGAGCCTTACGGGTGATGCCCTAAGCGTGAGTGGAGCCCATGCCAACAGCCCAAATGCTTCGCTCGACCAGGGAGGGAATGCTGTCATAGGCTGGACACAATCCGACGGTTCGACCAACTGTCTTAACGGCTACTCCTGCACGCAGGTATACATGAACGAGTATAAGGACCACGGTATCGGCTCCAAAACCTGGCAGAGCCCGCCAGCGCTTTCCAGCTATATAAGCGCAAGCGGAGTGAACACTTATGGAGGTCCGTTTACCGCCCTCGGATCATCCGCGACAGGGGTAAGGCACGGTATCGTCATCTGGGCGCAGGACGATAACAGCACCACAAACGAATGCGGAATGATGATGATGGGGTGCAACCAGATATTCAAGAGCTTCTACAAATAG
- a CDS encoding TlpA family protein disulfide reductase gives MNRKKILFNWRSLTVFGVVFLVGYFITVASINGGHRDLHADAATGNEPSLIAPDVTLKKLGGGKIDLKAYRGQWVLINFWATWCPPCIEEMPSLELFYRKYQKENMTVLAVSIDKGSPDKVADFVKSYGLTFQIFHDPAAEAASKFNVSSLPATFVLNPEGEIVSHALGGRDWMDPVIQDYFAELMSITKDKKKKG, from the coding sequence GTGAACAGAAAGAAGATACTGTTCAACTGGCGAAGCCTGACCGTCTTCGGCGTGGTCTTTCTGGTCGGCTACTTCATAACGGTAGCCTCCATTAACGGCGGTCACAGGGATCTGCATGCCGACGCCGCGACCGGCAACGAGCCTTCGCTTATCGCTCCCGACGTAACGCTGAAGAAGCTGGGGGGCGGGAAGATAGATCTCAAGGCGTACCGCGGGCAGTGGGTGCTTATCAACTTCTGGGCAACGTGGTGTCCTCCATGTATAGAGGAGATGCCATCGCTTGAGCTTTTCTACCGCAAGTACCAGAAGGAGAACATGACCGTTCTCGCGGTATCTATCGACAAGGGATCGCCAGACAAGGTAGCGGACTTTGTGAAGAGTTACGGCCTTACGTTCCAGATATTCCACGACCCTGCGGCAGAAGCGGCGAGCAAGTTCAACGTATCGAGCCTCCCCGCCACGTTCGTATTGAATCCAGAGGGTGAGATAGTCTCACATGCCCTCGGCGGAAGGGACTGGATGGATCCGGTGATACAGGATTATTTTGCCGAGCTGATGTCGATAACAAAAGACAAAAAGAAAAAAGGGTAA